Proteins encoded together in one Chitinophaga sp. LS1 window:
- a CDS encoding glycoside hydrolase family 95 protein, whose translation MKYILTIIFGMIPSVICGQTLRYDRPAQVWEETLPLGNGRLGMMPDGDVRMEKIVLNDITLWSGAPQDANNYEAYKQLPVIRQLLREGKNDEAQALMDKNFICTGKGSGSVPFGCYQTMGELQIAFEHGPVGSYVFEAPGGYERKLSLNDAIASCQYKAGGVTYHREYFTSFDDDVSIIRLTADMPGRLTCRVTMSRAERGATRIQDSTLVLSGQLDNGIDGKGMRYQAVVKAKLKGGVLTTEDHAMVIKNATEIILYISAGTDYKDAGYVERMNKVLKTAMAKPFSIERQQHIRKYGRLFNRVQIDLGNGLDETTDKRLAATTDKGLPAATDKGLTTTDKRLAATTDKSLPTATDKGLTTTTDKRLASFYNHPTEDNELPVMFYQFGRYLSICSTRPGLLPPNLQGLWANQIQTPWNGDYHLDINVQMNHWPLEVSNLSELNLPLAELVRGLVAPGARTAKAYYNAPGWVAHVITNIWGFTEPGESASWGATKSGSGWLCNNLWEHYAFTNDTHYLKDIYPILKGAAAFYNSLLIKDDKTGWLVMSPSSSPENAFFLPNGNHASICIGATIDNQIVRDLFNNVITASKVLGLDAAFRNELASKIKQLPPAGVIAKDGRIMEWLEDYKETDPQHRHISHLWGLYPASLITTETTPDLAAAAKKTLEVRGDDGPSWTIAYKLLFWARLQDGNRAFKLLKEVLKPTVRTDINYGAGGGVYQNMLSAGPPFQIDGNFGATAGIAEMLLQSHAGMINFLPAIPDHWKAAGSVKGLKARGNFTVDFAWKNGEVISYRVTAPRAGQKVKLKINGEIREIIASKK comes from the coding sequence ATGAAGTATATATTAACAATAATATTTGGAATGATTCCCTCAGTGATCTGTGGGCAAACTTTGCGATATGACAGACCAGCTCAGGTATGGGAGGAGACGTTGCCGCTTGGCAATGGCCGATTGGGGATGATGCCTGATGGGGATGTGAGGATGGAGAAGATTGTGTTGAACGATATAACACTGTGGTCGGGTGCACCGCAGGATGCGAATAATTATGAAGCTTATAAGCAGCTACCGGTTATCAGGCAATTGCTTCGGGAAGGGAAGAATGATGAGGCACAGGCATTGATGGATAAGAACTTCATTTGTACAGGGAAAGGCTCGGGTAGTGTGCCTTTTGGGTGTTATCAGACGATGGGGGAATTGCAGATAGCATTTGAGCATGGGCCGGTGGGATCATATGTTTTTGAGGCGCCGGGAGGATATGAGCGAAAGCTTTCTTTAAATGATGCGATCGCCAGCTGTCAGTATAAAGCAGGGGGTGTAACTTATCATAGAGAGTACTTTACCAGCTTTGATGATGATGTTAGCATTATTCGTTTGACGGCAGATATGCCGGGGAGGCTTACGTGTCGTGTTACAATGAGTCGGGCAGAGAGAGGGGCTACGCGTATTCAGGATAGTACTTTGGTGCTATCAGGCCAATTGGATAATGGCATAGATGGAAAAGGGATGCGGTATCAGGCTGTAGTAAAAGCAAAATTAAAGGGAGGTGTGCTGACGACTGAGGATCATGCGATGGTGATTAAGAATGCGACAGAGATTATTCTGTATATTTCTGCTGGTACTGATTATAAGGATGCGGGATATGTCGAAAGGATGAATAAGGTCTTGAAAACAGCCATGGCAAAACCGTTTAGTATAGAAAGACAACAGCATATCAGGAAGTATGGAAGATTGTTTAATAGAGTACAGATTGATCTTGGGAATGGATTAGATGAAACAACTGATAAGAGACTGGCTGCTACAACAGATAAAGGTTTGCCCGCAGCAACTGATAAAGGTTTGACAACAACCGACAAAAGACTGGCTGCTACAACAGATAAAAGTTTACCCACAGCAACTGATAAAGGTTTGACAACAACAACCGACAAAAGACTGGCTTCATTTTATAATCATCCCACAGAAGATAACGAACTACCGGTAATGTTTTATCAGTTTGGACGTTACTTATCCATTTGTAGTACAAGGCCCGGTTTATTACCTCCCAATTTACAAGGCTTATGGGCCAATCAAATACAAACACCATGGAATGGCGATTATCACCTGGATATAAATGTGCAGATGAATCACTGGCCGCTGGAAGTATCCAATCTATCAGAACTGAACTTACCGCTGGCAGAGCTGGTGCGCGGACTTGTCGCCCCGGGTGCCCGCACAGCAAAGGCTTATTACAATGCACCAGGTTGGGTAGCTCATGTAATCACTAATATATGGGGTTTTACAGAACCGGGTGAAAGTGCATCCTGGGGCGCTACCAAATCAGGTTCCGGTTGGTTGTGTAATAACCTGTGGGAGCATTATGCTTTTACTAATGACACACATTATCTGAAAGACATTTATCCAATACTAAAAGGCGCTGCAGCGTTTTATAATAGTCTGTTGATAAAAGATGATAAAACAGGATGGCTCGTCATGTCTCCTTCCTCCTCTCCTGAAAATGCGTTTTTTCTTCCGAATGGCAATCATGCCAGTATTTGTATAGGAGCGACAATCGATAACCAGATTGTACGGGATCTGTTTAATAATGTGATCACGGCTTCAAAAGTATTGGGTTTGGATGCCGCATTCAGAAATGAATTAGCGAGTAAAATAAAACAACTCCCTCCTGCGGGGGTTATCGCCAAAGATGGCCGGATCATGGAATGGTTAGAAGATTATAAAGAAACCGATCCGCAACACAGGCATATCTCGCACTTGTGGGGATTGTATCCTGCCTCGCTGATCACAACAGAAACAACACCTGATCTGGCAGCTGCGGCAAAGAAAACACTGGAAGTAAGAGGTGATGATGGGCCAAGCTGGACGATTGCTTATAAACTATTATTCTGGGCGAGGTTACAGGATGGAAACAGGGCATTTAAACTATTGAAAGAAGTACTGAAGCCTACTGTAAGAACAGATATTAATTATGGCGCAGGTGGAGGTGTTTATCAGAATATGTTATCTGCAGGTCCACCATTCCAGATTGATGGCAACTTTGGCGCTACGGCAGGCATTGCTGAAATGTTGTTGCAAAGTCATGCAGGGATGATTAATTTTTTACCGGCTATCCCGGATCATTGGAAAGCAGCAGGATCTGTGAAAGGGTTGAAGGCAAGAGGAAATTTCACGGTAGACTTTGCATGGAAAAACGGGGAGGTGATTAGTTATCGTGTTACAGCGCCTCGTGCGGGCCAAAAGGTTAAACTTAAAATAAACGGAGAGATCAGGGAGATCATAGCCAGCAAAAAATAA
- a CDS encoding enolase C-terminal domain-like protein produces MIQQTLTKDIRYPLGHGAGSDAIHRDPVYSYAVTLLKDDSGHTGTGLAFTLGEGNDLVCKAADFYASQLKGRDIEDVMANFGEIFRQLSNEQQFRWLGPHKGVVHLGLASVTNACYDLWAKKRGVPLWKLLIDLSPEEIVNTLDLSYLEDELTSKQAIALITANRDLTREKITVTGYPGYDTSIGWFNYPDAQIKENAKKALAEGFSAMKLKVGSADAERDIRRANLIREVTGDDVKIMLDANQQWTLPQALDICGRLQQMRPYWIEEPTHPDDVIAHQQLAKAIAPTKLAGGEHVPNRVIFKNYLQAKCIGFLQVDAVRVGGVSEFITVSLLSRKYGIPVVPHVGDMGQLHQHLVLFNHISLGHEALFLEHIPHLQEHFTHPVRIREGYYLTPQEPGSSCDLKQISSF; encoded by the coding sequence ATGATACAACAGACATTGACAAAAGACATACGCTACCCACTCGGACATGGAGCTGGCAGTGACGCTATACATCGCGACCCTGTTTATTCCTACGCCGTTACTTTGTTAAAAGATGATAGCGGCCATACAGGTACAGGGCTGGCATTTACATTGGGAGAAGGCAATGACCTGGTTTGTAAGGCAGCAGATTTTTATGCGTCCCAATTAAAAGGCAGAGATATTGAAGACGTGATGGCAAACTTCGGAGAAATATTTCGCCAGTTATCTAATGAACAACAGTTTCGCTGGCTAGGTCCGCATAAGGGTGTCGTCCATTTGGGCCTTGCCTCTGTGACCAATGCCTGTTATGATCTGTGGGCCAAAAAGAGAGGCGTACCTCTATGGAAATTATTGATCGATCTTTCTCCCGAAGAAATTGTAAATACACTGGACCTCTCCTATCTTGAAGATGAACTAACCTCAAAGCAGGCGATTGCATTGATCACAGCCAACAGAGATCTGACACGAGAAAAGATCACTGTTACTGGATATCCAGGTTATGACACCTCTATCGGCTGGTTCAACTATCCGGATGCACAAATAAAGGAGAATGCGAAAAAAGCCTTAGCAGAAGGATTCAGCGCCATGAAACTCAAAGTCGGTTCTGCGGATGCAGAGCGGGATATCCGAAGGGCAAATCTTATCAGAGAAGTGACGGGTGATGATGTCAAGATTATGCTGGATGCAAACCAGCAATGGACATTGCCACAGGCACTGGATATATGCGGAAGATTACAACAAATGCGCCCTTACTGGATAGAAGAGCCTACACATCCTGATGATGTGATCGCACATCAACAGCTGGCGAAGGCCATTGCTCCTACAAAGCTGGCAGGAGGAGAACATGTACCGAATCGGGTAATTTTTAAAAACTATTTACAGGCTAAATGCATAGGGTTTTTACAGGTGGATGCGGTGAGAGTAGGTGGTGTTAGTGAGTTTATAACAGTGAGTCTGTTAAGCCGGAAGTATGGTATTCCAGTAGTACCACATGTGGGTGATATGGGGCAACTACATCAGCATTTGGTGCTATTCAATCATATTTCACTGGGGCATGAGGCGCTGTTTT